From Streptomyces griseorubiginosus, one genomic window encodes:
- a CDS encoding glycerophosphodiester phosphodiesterase, producing the protein MGSQDEHTDGTGRRALLGAAMLGAGGAVLGLSGTARAATAGSAGHGKGGGLKSLPVPTVIGHRGASGYRPEHTFGSYQLALDLGADIVEAGDLVPTKDGHLVCRHEPEIGGTTDVADRKEFADRKRTKLLDGVSTTGWFTEDFTLAELKTLRAIERIPANRPHNTLYNGRWEIPTFEEVLKWQDEQTRKRGKQVWIYPETKHPTYFRKLGLGLEERVAKLLHKHGKDRRNSPVILQSFEPTSIQRLNKLVDNPLVVLLSAANTRPWDFVETGDPRTVADLITPKGLREIAGYAQGIGPTLDLVITKKADGSLDKETTLVADAHKVGLILHPYTMRNENPFLPAEYRKGTDADAYGDAFGAFKRYFATGIDGVFTDNADTGVLARQDFVNG; encoded by the coding sequence ATGGGATCGCAGGACGAGCACACGGACGGCACCGGACGACGGGCGCTTCTCGGAGCCGCGATGCTCGGCGCCGGGGGAGCGGTCCTGGGTCTCTCGGGCACGGCGAGAGCGGCGACCGCGGGATCCGCCGGGCACGGCAAGGGCGGTGGGCTGAAGAGCCTGCCGGTGCCGACGGTCATCGGCCACCGGGGTGCCAGCGGCTACCGCCCCGAGCACACCTTCGGCTCCTACCAGCTCGCCCTCGACCTGGGCGCCGACATCGTCGAGGCCGGCGACCTCGTCCCCACCAAGGACGGCCACCTGGTCTGCCGCCACGAGCCGGAGATCGGCGGCACGACCGACGTCGCCGACCGCAAGGAGTTCGCCGACCGCAAGAGGACCAAGCTCCTCGACGGCGTCTCCACCACCGGCTGGTTCACCGAGGACTTCACGCTCGCCGAGCTCAAGACGCTCCGTGCCATCGAGCGCATCCCGGCCAACCGCCCGCACAACACCCTCTACAACGGCCGCTGGGAGATCCCCACCTTCGAGGAAGTCCTGAAGTGGCAGGACGAACAGACCCGCAAGCGCGGCAAGCAGGTCTGGATCTACCCCGAGACCAAGCACCCCACCTACTTCCGCAAGCTGGGCCTCGGCCTGGAGGAGCGGGTCGCCAAGCTCCTGCACAAGCACGGCAAGGACCGGCGCAACTCCCCGGTCATCCTGCAGTCCTTCGAGCCGACCAGCATCCAGCGCCTCAACAAGCTCGTCGACAACCCGCTGGTCGTGCTGCTCTCCGCGGCGAACACCCGCCCCTGGGACTTCGTCGAGACCGGCGATCCGCGCACGGTGGCCGACCTGATCACCCCCAAGGGCCTCAGGGAGATCGCCGGCTACGCCCAGGGCATCGGCCCGACCCTGGACCTCGTCATCACGAAGAAGGCGGACGGCAGCCTCGACAAGGAGACCACCCTGGTCGCCGACGCCCACAAGGTGGGGCTGATCCTGCACCCCTACACCATGCGCAACGAGAACCCCTTCCTGCCGGCCGAGTACCGCAAGGGCACCGACGCGGACGCCTACGGAGACGCCTTCGGCGCCTTCAAGAGGTACTTCGCCACCGGCATCGACGGCGTCTTCACCGACAACGCCGACACCGGCGTCCTCGCCCGCCAGGACTTCGTCAACGGCTGA
- a CDS encoding GNAT family N-acetyltransferase, producing MGMSVTISAAAEQDAEQIFRLQYLCFQSEAALYGNYRIDPLVQTLDSVRAEVVSDCVFVARLGDEVVGSVRGRVTEDGSAAIGKLCVHPRLQGHGIGARLLRAAEAALSEERGATSFRLHTGHRSEGNLRLYRKVGYQTVGTSEGEDGVPMIVLEKPAGTYAATA from the coding sequence ATGGGCATGAGCGTGACCATCTCTGCGGCGGCCGAGCAGGACGCGGAGCAGATCTTCAGGCTGCAGTACCTGTGCTTCCAGAGTGAGGCGGCGCTGTACGGCAACTACCGCATCGATCCGCTCGTCCAGACCCTGGACTCGGTCCGCGCGGAGGTGGTCTCGGACTGCGTCTTCGTGGCCCGCCTGGGCGATGAAGTGGTCGGCTCGGTCCGCGGCCGGGTCACCGAGGACGGCTCGGCGGCCATCGGCAAGCTCTGCGTCCACCCCCGCCTCCAGGGCCACGGCATCGGCGCGAGGCTCCTCCGGGCGGCGGAGGCGGCCCTGTCCGAGGAGCGGGGCGCCACCAGCTTCCGCCTCCACACGGGCCACCGCAGCGAGGGCAACCTCCGCCTCTACCGCAAGGTCGGCTACCAGACGGTGGGCACGTCGGAGGGTGAGGACGGGGTCCCGATGATCGTCCTGGAGAAGCCGGCGGGGACGTACGCAGCCACGGCTTGA
- a CDS encoding methionine ABC transporter permease, whose protein sequence is MTWSEMQPLLEQACWDTLYMVGWSTVIAVVGGLPLGVLLVLTDRGGLLQNVVANKVIGQVVNVARSMPFIILMVALMGFTRSITGTTIGREAAIVPLAIGAIPFFARLVETAVREVDGGLVEAVQSMGGNTWTIVRKVLVPEALPSLIASTTTTVVALIGYSAMAGTVGAGGLGDIAIRYGYQRFETQLMWITVAILAVVISLIQFAGDYAARSLYGRGGRSGPAPKLRLLKASTADTKTV, encoded by the coding sequence GTGACCTGGTCCGAGATGCAGCCCCTGCTGGAGCAGGCGTGTTGGGACACCCTCTACATGGTGGGCTGGTCCACGGTCATCGCCGTCGTGGGCGGCCTCCCGCTCGGCGTCCTCCTCGTCCTCACCGACCGGGGCGGGCTCCTCCAGAACGTCGTCGCCAACAAGGTCATCGGGCAGGTCGTGAACGTGGCCCGCTCGATGCCGTTCATCATCCTGATGGTCGCGCTGATGGGCTTCACCCGCTCGATCACCGGCACGACCATCGGCCGCGAGGCCGCCATCGTGCCGCTCGCCATCGGCGCCATCCCGTTCTTCGCGCGCCTCGTCGAGACGGCTGTCCGCGAAGTGGACGGCGGGCTGGTCGAGGCCGTGCAGTCGATGGGTGGCAACACCTGGACCATCGTCCGCAAGGTCCTCGTCCCGGAGGCGCTGCCCTCGTTGATCGCCAGCACCACGACCACCGTCGTGGCGTTGATCGGCTACTCCGCGATGGCGGGCACGGTCGGCGCCGGCGGCCTCGGCGACATCGCCATCCGCTACGGCTACCAGCGCTTCGAGACCCAGCTCATGTGGATCACCGTCGCGATCCTCGCCGTCGTCATCTCCCTCATCCAGTTCGCCGGCGACTACGCGGCCCGCTCGCTGTACGGCCGCGGCGGCCGCTCCGGCCCGGCGCCGAAGCTGCGGCTGCTGAAGGCCTCCACGGCGGACACGAAGACCGTCTGA
- a CDS encoding sigma-70 family RNA polymerase sigma factor, translating into MTHHLVTTLRPLLTAEASAEAHATGTEPGDLEQAVWVRLLEHLETQGPPHDPPGWLRRAVRSESRRSRRTTRLERPYDTEPVADDAPTPEQLTLAAARRRAVHDAVRRLPGRCPSLLAALLSPKDLTYREIAGELGISQGSLGPERSRCLGCLRRLLTPEVATRRGRG; encoded by the coding sequence ATGACGCACCACTTGGTCACCACCCTGCGCCCGCTGCTCACCGCCGAGGCGTCCGCGGAGGCACATGCCACCGGTACGGAACCGGGCGACCTGGAGCAGGCGGTCTGGGTCCGCCTCCTGGAGCACCTGGAGACCCAGGGCCCGCCCCACGACCCGCCCGGCTGGCTGCGCCGGGCCGTCCGCTCCGAGTCCCGCCGCAGCCGCCGTACGACCCGCCTCGAACGGCCCTACGACACCGAGCCCGTGGCCGACGACGCCCCCACCCCCGAGCAGCTCACCCTCGCCGCGGCCCGCCGCAGGGCCGTCCACGACGCGGTCCGCCGGCTGCCCGGCCGCTGCCCCTCTCTCCTGGCCGCCCTCCTCTCCCCGAAGGACCTCACGTACCGGGAGATCGCGGGGGAGTTGGGTATCTCACAGGGCAGTCTCGGTCCGGAACGTTCCAGATGCCTGGGATGTCTTCGCAGATTGCTCACACCGGAGGTTGCGACGCGCCGGGGGCGGGGATAG
- a CDS encoding HAD family hydrolase, translating into MKIHAEALLFDNDGTLVSSLESVHRCWTRWAEEFGITPEAFAQVELHGRPAVEIAAELLPADVVPAALARIEQLEVEDVPNGGVHLLPGTRDLLDSLPAHRWAVVTSATRRLAEARLEAVGILPKTMIAADDVTRGKPDPEPYLLAAKELGVDPARCVVFEDAPAGLRAGRAAGMTTVALTTTHASHELDADLVVENLSGLSALVTPDGVEIAPRP; encoded by the coding sequence ATGAAGATCCACGCCGAAGCCCTCCTGTTCGACAACGACGGAACGCTCGTCTCCTCCCTGGAATCCGTCCACCGCTGCTGGACCCGCTGGGCCGAGGAGTTCGGCATCACCCCGGAGGCCTTCGCCCAGGTCGAACTGCACGGCCGCCCGGCCGTCGAGATAGCCGCTGAGCTGCTGCCCGCCGACGTCGTGCCGGCCGCCCTCGCGCGGATCGAGCAGCTGGAGGTGGAGGACGTGCCCAACGGCGGAGTCCATCTGCTCCCCGGGACCAGGGACCTCCTCGACTCCCTGCCCGCGCACCGCTGGGCCGTCGTCACCTCCGCCACCCGCCGGCTCGCCGAGGCCCGGCTCGAAGCCGTCGGCATCCTCCCCAAGACGATGATCGCGGCCGACGACGTCACCCGCGGCAAGCCCGACCCCGAGCCCTACCTGCTCGCCGCCAAGGAACTCGGCGTGGACCCGGCCCGCTGTGTCGTCTTCGAGGACGCTCCCGCGGGACTGCGGGCCGGCCGTGCCGCCGGGATGACCACCGTGGCGTTGACCACAACCCACGCGTCCCACGAGCTGGACGCCGATCTCGTGGTCGAGAACCTGTCGGGCCTGTCCGCACTGGTCACCCCTGACGGTGTGGAGATCGCCCCGCGCCCCTGA
- a CDS encoding MFS transporter, protein MTSTLRPATTTEAVKRPGRWLALSVLVLAVLLVAVDATVLGLATPYISEDLEPTGTQLLWIGDVYSFVIAGLLVSMGSLGDRIGRKRILLLGATAFGAISVLNAYATTPELMILARALLGVAGATLMPATLALIRNIFPDPRERSLAVGIWGATASAGTAVGPIVGGFLLEHFWWGSVFLINLPVMAVLVLVGIKLLPESRNPNPGPWDMTSVALSLVGMIAVVYAVKEAASHGVTWEPLAAGLLGAAALYAFVRRQLTLPTPLLDMRLFRNRGFSGAVLADLLTILGLSGLVFFLSQYLQLVQDRPPLEAGLAELPAAVGAVAAGLVAGTVARRYSVRAVVSGGLAAIGLALASLTVLDQSTGYPVLGAALLVVGVGAGFSFTVTSDVILSSVPKEQAGAASAVSETAYELGAALGIAVLGSIVTGVYRDFSAPTGTPSGAHESLGGAVEAATQMSPDTAQSMLSSAREAFVDGLTIAAGTGAAVLLITAVAAWFLLRGQRLEDHRHDVTG, encoded by the coding sequence GGTGCTCGCCGTGCTGCTGGTGGCCGTCGACGCGACCGTCCTCGGTCTCGCGACCCCCTACATCAGCGAGGACCTCGAGCCGACCGGCACGCAGCTCCTGTGGATCGGTGACGTCTACTCCTTCGTCATCGCGGGCCTCCTGGTCTCGATGGGCAGCCTCGGCGACCGCATCGGCCGCAAGCGGATCCTGCTGCTCGGCGCGACGGCGTTCGGCGCGATATCGGTCCTCAACGCCTATGCGACGACACCGGAGTTGATGATCCTGGCGCGGGCCCTGCTCGGCGTCGCCGGCGCGACCCTGATGCCCGCCACCCTGGCCCTGATCCGCAACATCTTCCCCGACCCGCGCGAACGCAGCCTCGCCGTCGGCATCTGGGGCGCGACCGCCTCCGCCGGTACCGCCGTCGGTCCCATCGTCGGAGGCTTCCTCCTCGAACACTTCTGGTGGGGCTCGGTCTTCCTGATCAACCTGCCGGTGATGGCGGTCCTGGTCCTCGTCGGCATCAAGCTGCTCCCGGAGTCCCGCAACCCGAACCCGGGCCCCTGGGACATGACCAGCGTCGCCCTGTCCCTGGTCGGCATGATCGCCGTGGTCTACGCGGTCAAGGAGGCCGCGTCGCACGGCGTCACCTGGGAGCCGCTCGCCGCGGGCCTCCTGGGCGCGGCGGCCCTCTACGCCTTCGTGCGCCGCCAGTTGACCCTCCCGACCCCTCTCCTCGACATGCGCCTCTTCCGCAACCGCGGCTTCAGCGGCGCCGTCCTGGCCGACCTGCTGACCATCCTCGGCCTCTCCGGTCTGGTCTTCTTCCTCTCCCAGTACCTGCAACTGGTCCAGGACAGGCCCCCGTTGGAGGCGGGCCTGGCCGAACTCCCGGCGGCGGTGGGGGCGGTGGCGGCGGGTCTGGTCGCGGGTACGGTCGCCCGCCGCTACTCGGTACGCGCGGTGGTCTCGGGCGGCCTGGCGGCCATCGGCCTGGCCCTGGCGTCCCTGACCGTGCTCGACCAGTCCACGGGCTACCCGGTACTGGGCGCGGCCCTGCTGGTGGTAGGCGTCGGCGCGGGCTTCTCGTTCACGGTGACGTCCGACGTCATCCTGTCGAGCGTCCCGAAGGAACAGGCGGGCGCCGCGTCCGCCGTATCGGAAACGGCGTACGAACTCGGCGCGGCCCTGGGCATCGCGGTACTGGGCTCGATCGTGACCGGCGTGTACCGGGATTTCTCGGCCCCGACAGGAACTCCGTCAGGCGCGCACGAGTCCCTGGGCGGCGCAGTGGAAGCGGCGACGCAGATGTCACCGGACACGGCACAGTCGATGCTCTCGTCGGCCCGAGAAGCTTTCGTGGACGGCCTCACCATCGCCGCGGGCACGGGAGCGGCGGTCCTGCTGATCACGGCGGTGGCCGCGTGGTTCCTGCTGCGTGGCCAGCGACTGGAGGACCACCGGCACGACGTCACCGGCTGA
- a CDS encoding methionine ABC transporter ATP-binding protein, translated as MITTSGLTKVYRSRGREVTALDGVDLHVREGEVYGVIGQSGAGKSSLIRCVNLLERPTAGTVTVDGQDLTALAGRGPRAGRELRQARSRIGMVFQHFNLLSTRTVQDNVELPLEILGKSGKERSRKALELLDLVGLADKAGVYPAQLSGGQKQRVGIARALAGDPKVLLSDEATSALDPETTRSILQLLRDLNRQLGLTVLLITHEMDVVKSICDSAALMEHGRIVESGTVSELLATPGSELASALFPVGGEATGEDRTVLDVTFQGEAATQPVISQLSRTYNIDISILGAAIDTVGGLQVGRMRIELPGRYEDNVVPVGFLREQGLQIDVVGEPQLVKEGAK; from the coding sequence GTGATCACGACATCAGGCCTCACGAAGGTCTACCGCTCGCGCGGCCGTGAGGTCACCGCCCTGGACGGCGTCGACCTCCATGTCCGCGAAGGCGAGGTGTACGGCGTCATCGGCCAGTCCGGCGCCGGCAAGTCCTCGCTCATCCGCTGCGTCAACCTGCTGGAGCGCCCCACCGCCGGCACCGTGACCGTCGACGGACAGGACCTCACCGCCCTCGCCGGCCGCGGACCGCGCGCGGGCAGGGAGCTGCGGCAGGCGCGCAGCCGTATCGGCATGGTCTTCCAGCACTTCAACCTGCTGTCCACCCGGACCGTCCAGGACAACGTCGAGCTGCCGCTCGAGATCCTCGGCAAGTCCGGCAAGGAGCGCTCCCGCAAGGCACTCGAACTGCTGGACCTCGTCGGACTCGCCGACAAGGCGGGCGTCTACCCGGCCCAGCTCTCCGGCGGCCAGAAGCAGCGCGTCGGCATCGCCCGCGCCCTGGCCGGCGACCCCAAGGTCCTGCTGTCCGACGAGGCCACCAGCGCCCTCGACCCCGAGACGACCCGCTCGATCCTCCAGCTGCTGCGCGACCTCAACCGCCAACTCGGGCTCACCGTGCTGCTCATCACCCACGAGATGGACGTCGTGAAGTCGATCTGCGACTCGGCCGCCCTGATGGAGCACGGGCGGATCGTCGAGTCGGGGACGGTGAGCGAGCTGCTCGCCACCCCCGGCTCCGAACTCGCCTCCGCGCTCTTCCCCGTCGGCGGCGAGGCCACCGGCGAGGACCGGACCGTCCTCGACGTCACCTTCCAGGGCGAGGCGGCCACCCAGCCCGTCATCTCGCAGCTGTCCCGCACCTACAACATCGACATCTCGATCCTCGGCGCGGCCATCGACACCGTCGGCGGCCTCCAGGTCGGCCGGATGCGCATCGAACTGCCCGGCCGCTACGAGGACAACGTCGTACCGGTCGGCTTCCTGCGCGAGCAGGGCCTCCAGATCGACGTCGTCGGTGAGCCGCAGCTGGTGAAGGAAGGTGCCAAGTGA
- a CDS encoding MetQ/NlpA family ABC transporter substrate-binding protein: MRNTVKLTTAVLAAGALGLGLSACGSSDSGSASDAGGPLVVAASPTPHAEILNYVKENLAKKAGLDLEVKEFTDYVTPNTATEDGSVDANYFQNQPYLDDFNKKRGTHIAPVVTVHLEPLGLYSHKVKSADALKSGATVAVPNDSVNEARALKLLAANGLITLKDGVGNEATPSDITKNPKNLKFKELEAAQTPRSLDDVDAAVVNGNYAIEADLKPAKDALVLESADNNPYGNFLAVKEGNENDPRVKKLAKLLTSAEVKKFIQDKYAGSVIASF, encoded by the coding sequence GTGCGTAACACCGTAAAGCTCACCACCGCCGTCCTCGCCGCCGGAGCCCTCGGCCTCGGGCTCAGCGCCTGCGGTTCGTCCGACTCGGGCTCCGCCTCGGACGCCGGCGGACCCCTGGTCGTCGCCGCGAGCCCGACCCCGCACGCCGAGATCCTCAACTACGTCAAGGAGAACCTGGCGAAGAAGGCGGGCCTCGACCTGGAGGTCAAGGAGTTCACCGACTACGTGACCCCCAACACGGCCACCGAGGACGGCTCGGTCGACGCCAACTACTTCCAGAACCAGCCGTACCTCGACGACTTCAACAAGAAGCGCGGCACCCACATCGCGCCCGTCGTCACGGTCCACCTGGAGCCGCTCGGCCTCTACTCCCACAAGGTCAAGAGCGCCGACGCCCTCAAGAGCGGTGCGACGGTCGCCGTCCCCAACGACAGCGTGAACGAGGCGCGTGCCCTCAAGCTGCTCGCCGCGAACGGCCTGATCACCCTCAAGGACGGCGTGGGCAACGAGGCGACCCCCTCCGACATCACCAAGAACCCGAAGAACCTCAAGTTCAAGGAGCTGGAGGCGGCCCAGACCCCGCGCTCCCTCGACGACGTCGACGCCGCGGTCGTCAACGGCAACTACGCCATCGAGGCCGACCTCAAGCCCGCCAAGGACGCCCTCGTCCTGGAGTCCGCCGACAACAACCCCTACGGCAACTTCCTCGCGGTGAAGGAAGGCAACGAGAACGACCCGCGCGTGAAGAAGCTCGCCAAGCTGCTCACCTCCGCCGAGGTCAAGAAGTTCATCCAGGACAAGTACGCCGGATCCGTCATCGCGTCCTTCTGA
- a CDS encoding lysophospholipid acyltransferase family protein gives MSRFVLIKAVLGPIMRLMFRPQVEGAEHIPGDGPVILAGNHLTFIDSMILPLVCDRQVFFIGKDEYVTGKSLKGRLMAWFFTGVGMIPVDRDGGRGGVAALMTGRRVLEEGKVFGIYPEGTRSPDGRLYRGRTGIARLTLMTGAPVVPFAMIGTDKLQPGGAGMPRPGRVTVRFGEAMEFSRYDGMDRDRYVLRAVTDSVMTEVMRLSGQEYVDMYATKAKAA, from the coding sequence TTGTCCCGCTTCGTGCTCATCAAGGCAGTGCTCGGACCGATCATGCGCCTGATGTTCCGCCCACAGGTGGAGGGCGCGGAGCACATTCCGGGTGACGGTCCGGTCATCCTCGCCGGCAACCACCTCACCTTCATCGACTCGATGATCCTTCCGCTGGTCTGCGACCGGCAGGTGTTCTTCATCGGCAAGGACGAGTACGTCACCGGCAAGTCCCTCAAGGGCCGGCTCATGGCCTGGTTCTTCACCGGCGTCGGCATGATCCCCGTGGACCGCGACGGTGGTCGCGGCGGGGTCGCCGCGCTGATGACCGGGCGGCGCGTCCTGGAGGAGGGGAAGGTCTTCGGGATCTACCCCGAGGGGACGCGGTCGCCCGACGGGCGGCTGTACCGGGGCCGTACCGGGATCGCCCGGCTGACCCTGATGACGGGCGCGCCCGTCGTGCCCTTCGCGATGATCGGCACGGACAAGTTGCAGCCGGGCGGGGCGGGGATGCCGCGGCCCGGGCGGGTGACCGTTCGGTTCGGTGAGGCGATGGAGTTCTCCCGGTACGACGGCATGGACCGGGACCGGTATGTGCTGCGGGCCGTGACGGACTCGGTGATGACCGAGGTCATGCGGCTGTCCGGGCAGGAGTACGTGGACATGTACGCGACCAAGGCGAAGGCTGCCTGA
- a CDS encoding P-loop NTPase fold protein, with protein MRTALFTGVGCVADGALDLDGLVRASVVEIYSVGAPNPRGSGFFVAPGLVLTAAHVVAGTTNDTIGVRHRDGESEASVVWLLSSHVNNGLDLALLRLVDSFEHPCVRLSDRRPVPGDQLWVYGFVGDAPDRPQLWNGTFSYQGTQGSLWRLTGDKIRPGISGGPVVDPVGAGVCGVAVGTSRRESGELVRLVLPLSALQDTDDPADADRLRELWALHDAYHLDRQRGTSVPPPRTWFRFPDATRPLAGLGSDRPSVVDLLGNEGDVDMLATLCVALDTEPPLAIALLGEWGVGKSSTMDQMWAQVDGLTERARRQPELRSAFAVNVRQVRFNAWHYAEEHLWTGLVDHLFRELAHAPDTEEPPDVGARSRRLSRQLEEAKAEADRLQAAKDATEEDTPPGRLAGLGSPRQSLRLLRTEAVTLGKALWSGKWLLAAWAVVIVGSLALWWWAGDRLLALLPVAVGLGASVRPLWQRVTGLHRRLRSVTRGAGHRLDQDLKEAGRRVATLTDRLAQMDAAVRLSVFLEQRAAGPDPAYLPYRSLLSQVRRDLEQLESDLTEAHAEFRNRVPQPAATTPPLQRIILYIDDLDRCPPERVVEVLAAVHLMLALELFVVVVAVDARWLLSALRAHYRELFGAPGSAEDAAGSPLDYLDKIFQIPFVVTRPTPGATTRYLRSLLGPAKPEMTARAEATDAAQSVDTQVGGQHSRPSVAVPDVRDLGPDTLRLHADEIAFLSSLAMLVPTPRAAKKLVNLYRLTRIGVPAADLDDFLLRDFKAVQILLAVVVGAPEAARSVLTAVYEADPGQDVREVIRTAAVEGDGPEVTEACRNLAAELDGILGSGAAPVVTGAYAHWCPLVTRFSFHTGGWLSR; from the coding sequence GTGCGTACGGCTCTTTTTACGGGGGTGGGATGCGTGGCGGACGGTGCGCTGGATCTGGACGGGTTGGTCCGGGCCTCGGTGGTGGAGATCTACTCCGTGGGGGCACCGAATCCACGGGGTAGCGGATTCTTTGTGGCACCCGGACTGGTGCTCACAGCAGCCCACGTGGTCGCGGGCACCACCAACGACACAATCGGCGTCCGGCATCGTGACGGCGAATCCGAGGCGAGTGTCGTGTGGTTGCTGTCCTCGCATGTGAACAATGGGCTCGATCTGGCCCTTCTCCGGCTCGTGGACTCCTTCGAACACCCCTGCGTACGGCTCTCCGACCGCCGTCCCGTGCCCGGCGACCAGTTGTGGGTCTACGGCTTCGTAGGAGACGCCCCGGACAGGCCTCAGCTGTGGAACGGCACATTCTCCTACCAGGGGACGCAGGGGTCACTGTGGCGCCTCACAGGGGACAAGATCAGGCCCGGTATCTCCGGCGGTCCAGTGGTGGACCCTGTTGGTGCGGGAGTGTGTGGCGTGGCCGTCGGCACGAGCCGCAGGGAATCCGGCGAGCTCGTCCGGCTCGTCCTCCCCCTCTCCGCCCTCCAGGACACCGACGACCCCGCCGACGCCGACCGCCTGCGTGAGCTCTGGGCCCTCCACGACGCGTACCACCTCGACCGGCAGCGCGGTACGTCCGTCCCTCCGCCGCGGACCTGGTTCCGCTTCCCCGACGCCACCCGGCCCCTCGCCGGGCTCGGGAGCGATCGGCCCAGCGTGGTGGATCTGCTCGGGAACGAGGGTGACGTCGACATGCTCGCCACCCTGTGCGTCGCGCTCGACACGGAGCCGCCGCTGGCCATCGCGCTGCTCGGGGAGTGGGGCGTCGGGAAGTCGAGCACGATGGACCAGATGTGGGCCCAGGTCGACGGTCTCACCGAACGTGCCCGTCGGCAGCCGGAGTTGAGATCGGCGTTCGCGGTGAACGTGCGTCAGGTGCGGTTCAATGCCTGGCACTACGCCGAGGAACACCTGTGGACCGGCCTGGTCGACCACCTGTTCAGGGAATTGGCCCACGCTCCGGACACGGAGGAGCCGCCGGACGTCGGTGCCCGCAGCAGGCGGCTGAGCCGACAACTGGAGGAGGCGAAGGCGGAAGCCGACCGACTGCAGGCCGCCAAGGACGCCACGGAGGAGGACACTCCCCCGGGCCGGCTGGCCGGACTGGGCTCACCCCGGCAGTCCCTGCGCCTGCTGCGCACCGAGGCGGTGACCCTGGGAAAGGCGTTGTGGAGCGGGAAGTGGCTGCTGGCCGCCTGGGCCGTGGTCATCGTCGGATCACTCGCACTGTGGTGGTGGGCGGGCGACCGACTCCTGGCTCTGCTGCCCGTGGCGGTGGGACTGGGCGCCTCGGTACGACCACTGTGGCAGCGCGTGACCGGGCTGCACCGGCGGCTGCGGAGCGTCACGCGGGGCGCGGGCCACCGGCTCGACCAGGACCTCAAGGAGGCCGGCCGGCGGGTCGCCACCCTCACGGACCGGCTGGCCCAGATGGACGCCGCGGTACGGCTCTCCGTGTTCCTGGAGCAGCGGGCCGCCGGGCCGGACCCGGCCTATCTGCCGTACCGCAGTCTGCTCAGCCAGGTCCGCCGCGATCTCGAGCAGCTGGAGTCCGATCTCACCGAGGCGCACGCGGAGTTCAGGAACCGGGTGCCTCAACCGGCCGCCACGACACCGCCGTTGCAGCGCATCATCCTGTACATCGACGACCTCGACCGCTGCCCTCCTGAGCGAGTGGTCGAGGTGCTGGCAGCCGTCCATCTCATGCTAGCCCTGGAGTTGTTCGTCGTGGTGGTCGCGGTCGACGCCCGCTGGTTGCTCTCCGCGCTGCGGGCGCACTACCGGGAGTTGTTCGGTGCGCCGGGTTCGGCGGAGGACGCTGCCGGTTCGCCCCTCGACTATCTCGACAAGATCTTCCAGATTCCCTTCGTGGTCACCCGCCCCACTCCCGGTGCCACCACCCGGTACCTCCGCTCCCTTCTGGGCCCGGCGAAGCCGGAGATGACCGCGCGGGCCGAGGCCACCGACGCCGCACAGAGCGTGGACACCCAGGTCGGCGGGCAGCACTCACGCCCTTCCGTGGCCGTGCCCGACGTCCGGGATCTGGGGCCCGACACCCTGCGGCTCCACGCGGACGAGATCGCGTTCCTGTCCTCCCTCGCCATGCTCGTGCCCACCCCGCGGGCGGCGAAGAAGCTGGTCAACCTCTACCGGCTCACCAGGATCGGCGTACCCGCTGCGGACTTGGACGATTTCCTGCTCCGGGATTTCAAGGCCGTGCAGATCCTGCTGGCCGTCGTGGTCGGAGCACCGGAGGCGGCCCGTTCCGTGCTCACCGCCGTCTACGAGGCCGACCCCGGACAGGACGTCCGCGAAGTGATCCGGACGGCCGCCGTGGAGGGGGACGGGCCCGAGGTCACGGAGGCCTGCCGGAACCTCGCGGCCGAGTTGGACGGCATCCTGGGTTCGGGTGCGGCCCCCGTCGTCACGGGAGCCTACGCCCACTGGTGTCCGTTGGTCACCCGGTTCAGCTTCCACACGGGAGGCTGGCTCAGCCGGTGA